Proteins encoded in a region of the Streptomyces sp. NBC_00513 genome:
- the tilS gene encoding tRNA lysidine(34) synthetase TilS: MGPHPAVAAIRLAVRRVLHDVLTDLTDPIQPHPTGSPADGRTAPGTPPLVLVACSGGADSMALASALAFEAPKLGIRAGGVTVDHGLQAGSDLRAAEVVSRMTALRLDPVESVAVRVGRDGGPEAAARDARYGALDATADRLGAAAVLLGHTRDDQAETVLLGLARGSGTRSLSGMAEKSGGPGRTNRYRRPFLGIDRQTARKACMVQSLPVWDDPHNIDPAYTRSRLRHEGLPALEKALGKGVVEALARTAQLSRDDADALDAWAADADAGVRDADGRLECAKLYALPPAVRRRVLRRAVVAAGSPAGSLFARHIEEVDRLITGWRGQGAINLPGRVEAQRQGGRLVIRQG, from the coding sequence ATGGGTCCCCATCCTGCGGTCGCGGCGATACGCCTGGCGGTCCGCCGCGTACTCCACGACGTCCTCACCGACCTCACCGATCCGATCCAGCCACACCCGACCGGCAGCCCCGCCGACGGACGCACCGCGCCCGGCACCCCGCCGCTCGTCCTCGTCGCCTGCTCCGGCGGCGCCGACTCCATGGCCCTCGCCTCCGCCCTCGCCTTCGAGGCCCCCAAACTCGGCATCCGCGCCGGCGGCGTCACCGTCGACCACGGCCTCCAGGCCGGCTCCGACCTGCGCGCCGCCGAAGTCGTCAGCCGCATGACCGCGCTCCGCCTCGACCCGGTGGAGTCCGTCGCCGTGCGCGTCGGCCGTGACGGCGGACCCGAGGCCGCCGCCCGCGACGCCCGCTACGGAGCGCTGGACGCCACCGCCGACCGGCTCGGAGCCGCCGCCGTACTGCTCGGCCACACCCGGGACGATCAAGCCGAAACCGTCCTGCTGGGGCTCGCACGAGGCTCCGGCACCCGCTCCCTCTCCGGCATGGCCGAGAAGTCCGGCGGACCCGGCCGCACCAACCGCTACCGCCGCCCCTTCCTGGGAATCGACCGGCAGACCGCCCGCAAGGCCTGCATGGTCCAGTCGCTCCCCGTCTGGGACGACCCGCACAACATCGACCCGGCCTACACGCGCTCCCGGCTGCGCCACGAGGGACTGCCCGCCCTGGAGAAGGCGCTGGGCAAAGGGGTCGTGGAGGCACTCGCCCGCACCGCCCAGCTCTCCCGCGACGACGCCGACGCCCTCGACGCCTGGGCCGCCGACGCGGACGCCGGCGTCCGCGACGCGGACGGCCGCCTGGAGTGCGCGAAGTTGTACGCGCTGCCCCCCGCCGTCCGTCGCCGCGTACTGCGCAGGGCCGTGGTCGCCGCCGGCTCCCCCGCAGGCTCCCTCTTCGCCCGTCACATCGAGGAAGTGGACCGGCTCATCACCGGATGGCGCGGTCAGGGCGCCATCAACCTGCCCGGCCGGGTCGAGGCCCAGCGGCAGGGTGGCAGACTTGTCATTCGGCAGGGCTGA
- the hpt gene encoding hypoxanthine phosphoribosyltransferase, whose amino-acid sequence MRVDEKDMGSDLESVLITKEEIDAKLAELAAKIDAEYAGKDLLIVGVLKGAVMVMADLARALSTPLTMDWMAVSSYGAGTQSSGVVRILKDLDTDIKGKHVLIVEDIIDSGLTLSWLLSNLGSREPASLQVVTLLRKPEAAKVAIDVKWVGFDIPNEFVVGYGLDYAEKYRNLPFVGTLAPHVYGG is encoded by the coding sequence ATGCGGGTGGACGAGAAGGACATGGGTTCCGACCTCGAGTCGGTGCTCATCACCAAGGAAGAGATCGACGCGAAGCTCGCCGAGCTGGCGGCGAAGATCGACGCGGAGTACGCGGGCAAGGACCTGCTCATCGTCGGTGTGCTCAAGGGCGCGGTGATGGTGATGGCGGACCTGGCACGCGCCTTGTCCACCCCGCTCACCATGGACTGGATGGCGGTGTCCTCCTACGGCGCCGGGACCCAGTCCTCGGGCGTGGTCCGGATCCTCAAGGACCTCGACACCGACATCAAGGGCAAGCACGTCCTGATCGTCGAGGACATCATCGACTCCGGCCTGACGCTGTCCTGGCTGCTGTCGAACCTGGGCTCGCGCGAACCGGCGTCCCTCCAGGTCGTGACGCTGCTGCGCAAGCCCGAGGCCGCCAAGGTCGCGATCGACGTGAAGTGGGTGGGCTTCGACATCCCGAACGAGTTCGTCGTCGGATACGGCCTGGACTACGCGGAGAAGTACCGCAACCTGCCGTTCGTCGGCACGCTCGCCCCGCACGTGTACGGCGGCTGA
- a CDS encoding zinc-dependent metalloprotease produces the protein MTSIGGVEMVDWNLAVATATRLVRPGPEVSRDEARAVVAELRRHAKTSERHVRDFTRMLPDGAEVHDTPVLVVDRVGWVKANVAGFRELLGPLLGKMQERREGTPGGSVLGAFGGKVTGVELGMLLSFLASRVLGQYETFAPAGLDLPGSAAGGGRLLLVAPNIVHVERELEVDPHDFRLWVCLHEETHRTQFTAVPWLRAHLEGEIQTFLGATEMDPMTVLERLREAAQSFAGARPDAEGGDEGRSLVELVQTPEQREVLGRLTAVMSLLEGHADFVMDGVGPDVVPSVAEIREKFQQRRASGAGRLDATLRKLLGLDAKLRQYRDGERFVRAVVGQVGMDGFNRVWTSPNTLPTKAEIAKPADWVARVHGKGSEDGGAE, from the coding sequence ATGACGAGCATCGGTGGTGTGGAGATGGTCGACTGGAACCTCGCGGTGGCGACCGCGACCCGGCTGGTCCGGCCGGGTCCGGAAGTCAGCCGCGACGAGGCCCGGGCGGTGGTGGCGGAACTCCGCCGGCACGCCAAGACCTCGGAACGGCACGTGCGCGACTTCACCCGGATGCTGCCCGACGGCGCCGAGGTGCACGACACCCCCGTCCTGGTCGTCGACCGGGTCGGCTGGGTCAAGGCCAACGTCGCCGGCTTCCGCGAACTGCTCGGACCCCTGCTCGGCAAGATGCAGGAGCGCCGCGAGGGAACCCCCGGCGGCTCCGTGCTCGGCGCGTTCGGCGGCAAGGTCACCGGCGTCGAGCTGGGCATGCTGCTCAGCTTCCTGGCCTCCCGGGTGCTCGGCCAGTACGAGACCTTCGCGCCGGCGGGCCTCGACCTGCCGGGCTCCGCCGCCGGCGGCGGCCGACTGCTGCTCGTCGCGCCCAACATCGTGCACGTGGAACGCGAGCTGGAGGTCGACCCGCACGACTTCCGACTGTGGGTCTGCCTGCACGAGGAGACGCACCGTACGCAGTTCACGGCCGTCCCGTGGCTCCGCGCCCACCTGGAGGGCGAAATCCAGACGTTCCTCGGTGCCACCGAGATGGACCCGATGACCGTCCTGGAACGGCTCCGCGAAGCCGCGCAGTCCTTCGCGGGCGCCCGACCCGACGCCGAAGGCGGCGATGAGGGCCGCTCGCTGGTCGAGCTGGTACAGACCCCGGAACAGCGGGAGGTACTGGGCCGACTCACCGCCGTCATGTCCCTGCTGGAAGGCCACGCCGACTTCGTCATGGACGGGGTCGGCCCCGACGTGGTGCCCTCGGTCGCCGAGATCCGGGAGAAGTTCCAACAGCGCCGGGCCAGCGGGGCCGGCCGACTCGACGCCACCCTGCGCAAGCTGCTGGGCCTGGACGCCAAGCTCCGCCAGTACCGCGACGGCGAACGGTTCGTCCGGGCGGTCGTCGGCCAGGTCGGCATGGACGGCTTCAACCGGGTGTGGACCTCCCCGAACACGCTGCCGACCAAGGCGGAGATCGCCAAACCCGCGGACTGGGTGGCCCGGGTGCACGGCAAGGGAAGCGAGGACGGCGGAGCGGAGTGA